The following are encoded together in the Mangifera indica cultivar Alphonso unplaced genomic scaffold, CATAS_Mindica_2.1 Un_0083, whole genome shotgun sequence genome:
- the LOC123207494 gene encoding syntaxin-51-like, which produces MASSSDSWVKEYNEAVKLADDINGMISERSSLPASGPESQRHASAIRRKITILGTRLDSLQSLLSKLPGKQPISEKEMNRRKDMLANLRSKVIQMASTLNMSNFANRDSLLGPEIKQADPMSRTTGLDNHGLVGLQRQIMKEQDEGLEKLEETVISTKHIALAVNEELDLHTRLIDDLDQHVDVTDSRLRRVQKNLAILNKKTKGGCSCMCMLLAVVGIVVLVVIIYLLIKYL; this is translated from the exons ATGGCATCTTCATCTGACTCGTGGGTGAAGGAATACAATGAAGCAGTAAAACTTGCGGATGATATTAATGGCATGATATCAGAACGGAGTTCATTACCAGCATCTGGACCTGAATCGCAGCGTCATGCATCTGCTATACGGAGGAAGATTACAATATTGGGAACTAGGCTTGATAGCTTACAGTCCCTATTGTCTAAGCTTCCAGGGAAACAGCCCAT ATCAGAGAAAGAGATGAATCGTCGCAAGGACATGCTTGCTAATTTGAGATCAAAAGTGATCCAGATGGCTTCCACATTGAACATGTCAAACTTTGCCAATAGGGACAGCTTGCTTGGGCCAGAAATTAAGCAGGCTGATCCCATGAGCAGAACAACCGGCCTGGACAACCATGGCCTAGTTGGTCTTCAACGACAAATCATGAAAG AGCAAGATGAAGGGCTTGAGAAACTGGAAGAGACTGTAATTAGTACAAAACATATTGCATTGGCAGTCAACGAAGAGCTTGACCTACACACTAGACTCATT GATGACTTGGACCAACATGTGGATGTTACAGACTCTCGCTTAAGG CGAGTGCAGAAGAACCTTGCAATTTTGAATAAGAAGACAAAGGGTGGTTGCTCTTGTATGTGCATGCTTTTAGCAGTAGTCGGGATTGTAGTTCTGGTCGTCATCATATACCTTTTGATTAAATACttgtaa